A genomic stretch from Alosa sapidissima isolate fAloSap1 chromosome 3, fAloSap1.pri, whole genome shotgun sequence includes:
- the samd9l gene encoding sterile alpha motif domain-containing protein 9-like isoform X1: MMAEFDNVPVEKWTEALVSSWLRSIGVKEQYVTKLNEEEVDGRILLELTEDYLKRETRMKSGPALLIIKKRNELVESLQKAHKVPQNQDSFKSEGDDANNHPDTKDKISKAKETSSNIETQTLPGLTSKKDCKPRPLCKDGIDFTYVKHNVLKPESGIIDLISPCHEYKSFAVAVTLDRTRLQAKFAKEVIKFGTGCMNIRSNGTIHFGVMDSRDDAGYVHGEIIGVPVLEKDIYVDALDHIERSFSSVDREDVRQCIRPPQFIEVIDMNSSEKRYVVEVDIVPAISIVRNRVYSVRLPNFKEKSNKVEFEKETIYCRVGSKTEPVNDQNEFYQRVRDRDSRREEAEQSCFESSPDFSQDLGRKLTMLVTSGKKFIEKEKWYILITNKLKKEDLNSIDFLLNMKLFCVFDFDADSKVSGLCSEYSKHHAANLHFMQNYKIPNTMSISEFESHLHLFEQTSWIFCNGRNDFKGNEPQCDEMTWIKTKMTLLRECVSVICKQILPKGTFLVIFLLTSPVEKPLLHTFYEFFTDMEGHEDIICISESEDNFQKWQSFAEGSCGVETVNRSSVVGMKMSHVNATLQRIQPVTSRSIKHLPIYVKGECNLETREEERMYSLEILSVNHCDETNPDFVEDQKEIIERQFYHGGNVSWLNFWLADKKFVGEVIQRDAYQEISDLINDNLRRNVDLPVSCLNIYHHPGSGGSTVARQVLWNSRKMLRCAVAKSSYSAAMVSEHAFHLREYEEKDTQKCLPVLLLLEDCDKEYLDDLKNELEVAVNTKKIPRGTLCFILLSCRRSHNPERMCRESPLENVAVTHKLSDKEKRLFAGKRKTLEQQYQPEFILTFVLMSEEFDHQMVADYVQQFVTHLLQGIDHASVVTRLIRYVALLNTYVQNSFLSQSHCEALLAISIHMDRFRQHTFERSLSEQAKLVFIHLRDDRTYIQSVRIIHPLVAKEILQQLLDDQLQSQLALDLLHEDVLFENRFGKDDYMKFLRALFMRRSRISKGDEFDSFFSPLIDYVRENESPAQAIELLKEAYMRFNKDAFFAQQLARLNYRYDQFEDAKHWAEIAASKMPTNSYILDTRGQVYRRWFTAKCKALEKVTRTPENTADAIHTALIALECFQQCEKAAIADVETMNNSGFFAAVEVGCSLLKLLFSLHIFSNKNYGYSECMKYLITDYIPEAVIKPWEDFHSKLKNLQSSMREALEWISEDLSYFQTDLSTDDEETTESCEAKINHPKNWLVNKSSVYGKYFCDTSLDTMKKQCQSNPDSLTPFMKRMLIYRLGGGNITTIFSLLSDLKDKDQVKILEDIISLYPRNPLKAKLDQMDLSNYIATHIALSCLSPQSPKLATLKDLRKLTQQFPIEKRDCLSSALFLLTLLYWPEEHDTEDVKDEKYDVVLSAVEFLKRSYWTKMKDIPQRRRRIFTHFFLGNGNGFEKFVHKTKVEKITKLLSVSEKRMKWFRGEVWKMPEIAKLCKHVAGWTEDGTVYLEGPRGRKFNIPALNTGSVPYGNENVTFYLGFTFRGPVAYNITAKL, translated from the exons ATGATGG CAGAATTTGACAACGTTCCTGTTGAAAAATGGACAGAGGCTTTGGTAAGCTCCTGGCTGAGGTCCATCGGCGTAAAAGAACAATATGTGACCAAACTCAATGAAGAGGAGGTAGATGGGCGGATTCTTCTGGAATTGACAGAGGACTATTTGAAAAGAGAAACTAGAATGAAATCTGGACCAGCTCTGTTGATCATCAAGAAGAGGAATGAACTTGTTGAATCTCTTCAAAAAGCACATAAAGTCCCCCAAAATCAAGACAGTTTTAAAAGCGAAGGTGATGATGCAAACAATCATCCAGACACCAAGGACAAGATTTCAAAGGCCAAGGAAACCTCTTCAAACATTGAGACACAGACCTTGCCTGGGTTAACCTCAAAGAAAGACTGTAAGCCTAGACCCTTATGCAAAGATGGTATTGATTTTACTTATGTTAAGCACAATGTTTTAAAACCTGAATCTGGAATTATCGATCTTATCTCTCCCTGTCATGAGTACAAGTCATTTGCTGTTGCAGTAACTTTAGACCGCACAAGACTACAGGCTAAATTTGCCAAAGAGGTCATCAAATTTGGCACTGGTTGCATGAACATACGATCAAATGGCACCATACATTTCGGTGTAATGGACAGTAGAGATGATGCTGGCTATGTGCATGGGGAGATCATTGGTGTGCCTGTGCTAGAAAAAGACATCTATGTCGATGCTCTTGATCATATTGAGAGATCCTTTTCAAGTGTTGACAGAGAGGATGTGAGACAGTGCATACGGCCACCTCAGTTTATTGAGGTGATTGATATGAACAGCTCAGAGAAGAGGTATGTGGTGGAAGTTGACATTGTACCAGCAATAAGCATTGTGAGGAACAGAGTGTACTCGGTTCGCCTTCCTAATTTTAAAGAGAAATCCAACAAGGTTGAGTTTGAGAAGGAAACCATCTATTGCAGGGTAGGCTCAAAAACAGAACCGGTTAATGATCAAAATGAGTTTTACCAAAGGGTGCGTGACAGGGATTCCCGAAGAGAGGAGGCTGAGCAGTCATGTTTTGAAAGCAGCCCAGACTTCAGCCAAGACCTTGGAAGAAAGCTCACAATGCTTGTAACCAGTGGCAAGAAATTCATTGAGAAGGAAAAATGGTACATTCTCATCACAAACAAACTCAAAAAGGAAGATCTGAACAGCATTGACTTTCTGTTGAATATGAAgcttttctgtgtttttgacTTTGATGCAGACTCCAAGGTGTCAGGATTGTGCAGTGAGTACTCAAAACACCATGCTGCAAACTTGCATTTCATGCAAAACTACAAAATTCCCAACACAATGAGCATCAGTGAATTTGAGAGTCATCTTCACTTGTTTGAACAAACCAGTTGGATATTTTGCAACGGACGCAATGACTTCAAAGGAAATGAACCTCAGTGTGATGAAATGACatggatcaaaaccaaaatgACTCTCCTCCGAGAATGTGTGTCAGTGATTTGTAAACAGATATTGCCAAAAGGCACCTTCCTGGTAATATTCCTGCTCACATCCCCTGTTGAAAAGCCTTTACTTCACACTTTCTATGAGTTCTTTACTGACATGGAGGGTCACGAAGACATCATATGTATCTCGGAATCAGAAGACAACTTCCAAAAGTGGCAGAGCTTTGCAGAGGGGTCTTGTGGTGTGGAAACCGTAAACCGCTCAAGTGTTGTTGGAATGAAAATGAGTCATGTTAATGCAACCCTACAGCGCATCCAGCCCGTGACCTCACGCTCCATAAAACACTTGCCAATCTATGTGAAAGGAGAGTGCAACCTTGAGACTCGTGAAGAGGAAAGGATGTATTCCCTTGAGATCCTAAGTGTCAACCATTGTGATGAAACTAACCCTGACTTTGTTGAAGATCAGAAAGAAATAATTGAAAGGCAGTTTTATCATGGAGGGAATGTTAGTTGGTTGAACTTTTGGCTTGCAGACAAAAAGTTTGTTGGGGAGGTCATTCAGAGGGATGCTTATCAAGAAATTTCAGACCTTATCAATGACAACCTCAGAAGAAATGTTGACCTGCCTGTCAGTTGCCTGAATATATATCATCATCCTGGCAGTGGTGGTAGCACAGTGGCCAGGCAAGTTCTTTGGAACAGTCGAAAAATGTTACGATGTGCTGTGGCGAAATCATCATACTCTGCAGCCATGGTGTCAGAGCACGCATTTCATCTTCGAGAATATGAGGAAAAGGACACCCAAAAATGCCTCCCAGTTCTCTTGCTTTTGGAAGACTGTGACAAAGAATACCTGGACGATTTAAAGAATGAATTAGAGGTAGCAGTCAACACCAAGAAAATACCACGTGGAACACTGTGTTTCATCTTGTTGAGCTGCAGGAGGTCACACAACCCAGAGCGAATGTGTAGAGAGTCACCCTTAGAGAATGTTGCAGTTACTCACAAGCTCTCAGATAAGGAAAAGAGACTTTTTGCAGGAAAACGAAAGACACTTGAGCAACAGTACCAGCCAGAGTTTATCTTGACCTTTGTTTTGATGAGTGAAGAATTCGATCATCAGATGGTTGCTGATTATGTTCAACAGTTTGTCACTCATTTGCTTCAGGGGATTGACCATGCGTCAGTGGTCACTCGGCTTATTCGCTATGTGGCACTGCTGAATACCTACGTGCAGAACTCTTTCCTCTCTCAGTCTCACTGTGAAGCCCTGCTTGCCATCTCAATCCACATGGATAGATTTCGTCAGCATACCTTTGAGAGAtcactgagtgagcaggcaaaATTGGTGTTCATACACTTGAGAGATGATAGAACGTACATTCAGTCAGTTAGAATTATTCATCCCTTGGTTGCCAAGGAAATACTGCAACAGCTCTTAGATGATCAGCTGCAAAGCCAACTGGCATTGGATCTACTTCACGAAGATGTGCTGTTTGAGAACAGGTTTGGCAAAGATGATTACATGAAGTTTCTGCGAGCCCTGTTCATGAGGCGCAGCAGAATAAGCAAAGGTGATGAATTTGACAGTTTCTTCTCCCCACTCATCGACTATGTACGAGAGAATGAAAGTCCTGCGCAGGCCATTGAGCTTCTTAAGGAGGCATACATGCGTTTCAACAAAGATGCTTTCTTTGCTCAGCAACTGGCCCGTCTCAATTATCGTTATGATCAATTTGAAGACGCGAAGCACTGGGCAGAAATAGCGGCTTCTAAAATGCCTACCAACTCCTACATACTAGACACACGAGGTCAGGTTTACAGGAGATGGTTCACAgcaaaatgtaaagcacttgaaaAAGTTACAAGAACGCCTGAAAACACAGCAGATGCCATTCATACGGCTCTGATAGCCTTGGAGTGCTTTCAACAGTGTGAAAAGGCAGCAATCGCAGATGTTGAAACCATGAACAACTCAGGCTTTTTTGCTGCAGTAGAAGTGGGATGCAGCTTGTTGAAACTCCTGTTTTCCCTACATATCTTCTCCAACAAGAACTATGGCTATTCAGAGTGCATGAAATACCTGATCACTGACTACATTCCTGAGGCAGTAATAAAACCATGGGAAGATTTTCATTCCAAACTGAAAAACCTTCAATCCTCAATGCGTGAAGCTTTGGAGTGGATATCAGAAGACCTGAGCTACTTTCAGACTGATTTGAGCACTGATGATGAAGAGACCACAGAAAGTTGTGAGGCTAAAATAAACCACCCCAAGAACTGGCTGGTAAATAAGTCTTCTGTGTACGGAAAGTACTTCTGTGATACGTCTCTTGACACCATGAAAAAACAGTGTCAGTCTAACCCAGATAGTTTGACTCCCTTTATGAAACGTATGCTGATATATCGCCTTGGTGGGGGAAATATCACCACAATCTTCTCACTTTTAAGTGACCTGAAGGACAAAGACCAAGTCAAGATACTTGAAGACATCATCTCATTGTACCCAAGGAATCCACTGAAAGCAAAGCTGGATCAGATGGATCTTTCCAACTACATAGCCACTCACATTGCTCTGAGTTGCCTCTCACCTCAGTCCCCAAAACTGGCCACTCTCAAGGATCTTCGGAAGCTAACCCAACAGTTTCCCATTGAGAAACGAGACTGCTTGTCAAGTGCTCTCTTCCTTCTTACATTGCTTTACTGGCCAGAAGAGCATGACACTGAGGATGTGAAGGATgaaaaatatgatgtagttcTCTCAGCAGTGGAATTCCTCAAACGTAGTTACTGGACAAAAATGAAGGATATCCcacagagaaggaggaggatatTTACTCATTTTTTCCTGGGTAACGGAAATGGCTTTGAGAAGTTTGTTCACAAAACTAAAGTGGAAAAGATCACAAAACTCCTGAGCGTTTCAGAGAAGAGGATGAAGTGGTTTCGTGGGGAGGTGTGGAAGATGCCAGAAATTGCAAAGTTGTGCAAGCATGTAGCTGGCTGGACAGAGGATGGGACTGTGTACCTTGAAGGTCCCCGGGGGAGGAAGTTCAACATCCCTGCTCTGAACACAGGTTCTGTGCCTTATGGGAATGAGAACGTCACTTTCTATTTGGGTTTCACCTTTCGAGGCCCAGTGGCCTACAACATTACAGCAAAGTTGTAG
- the samd9l gene encoding sterile alpha motif domain-containing protein 9-like isoform X2: MMEFDNVPVEKWTEALVSSWLRSIGVKEQYVTKLNEEEVDGRILLELTEDYLKRETRMKSGPALLIIKKRNELVESLQKAHKVPQNQDSFKSEGDDANNHPDTKDKISKAKETSSNIETQTLPGLTSKKDCKPRPLCKDGIDFTYVKHNVLKPESGIIDLISPCHEYKSFAVAVTLDRTRLQAKFAKEVIKFGTGCMNIRSNGTIHFGVMDSRDDAGYVHGEIIGVPVLEKDIYVDALDHIERSFSSVDREDVRQCIRPPQFIEVIDMNSSEKRYVVEVDIVPAISIVRNRVYSVRLPNFKEKSNKVEFEKETIYCRVGSKTEPVNDQNEFYQRVRDRDSRREEAEQSCFESSPDFSQDLGRKLTMLVTSGKKFIEKEKWYILITNKLKKEDLNSIDFLLNMKLFCVFDFDADSKVSGLCSEYSKHHAANLHFMQNYKIPNTMSISEFESHLHLFEQTSWIFCNGRNDFKGNEPQCDEMTWIKTKMTLLRECVSVICKQILPKGTFLVIFLLTSPVEKPLLHTFYEFFTDMEGHEDIICISESEDNFQKWQSFAEGSCGVETVNRSSVVGMKMSHVNATLQRIQPVTSRSIKHLPIYVKGECNLETREEERMYSLEILSVNHCDETNPDFVEDQKEIIERQFYHGGNVSWLNFWLADKKFVGEVIQRDAYQEISDLINDNLRRNVDLPVSCLNIYHHPGSGGSTVARQVLWNSRKMLRCAVAKSSYSAAMVSEHAFHLREYEEKDTQKCLPVLLLLEDCDKEYLDDLKNELEVAVNTKKIPRGTLCFILLSCRRSHNPERMCRESPLENVAVTHKLSDKEKRLFAGKRKTLEQQYQPEFILTFVLMSEEFDHQMVADYVQQFVTHLLQGIDHASVVTRLIRYVALLNTYVQNSFLSQSHCEALLAISIHMDRFRQHTFERSLSEQAKLVFIHLRDDRTYIQSVRIIHPLVAKEILQQLLDDQLQSQLALDLLHEDVLFENRFGKDDYMKFLRALFMRRSRISKGDEFDSFFSPLIDYVRENESPAQAIELLKEAYMRFNKDAFFAQQLARLNYRYDQFEDAKHWAEIAASKMPTNSYILDTRGQVYRRWFTAKCKALEKVTRTPENTADAIHTALIALECFQQCEKAAIADVETMNNSGFFAAVEVGCSLLKLLFSLHIFSNKNYGYSECMKYLITDYIPEAVIKPWEDFHSKLKNLQSSMREALEWISEDLSYFQTDLSTDDEETTESCEAKINHPKNWLVNKSSVYGKYFCDTSLDTMKKQCQSNPDSLTPFMKRMLIYRLGGGNITTIFSLLSDLKDKDQVKILEDIISLYPRNPLKAKLDQMDLSNYIATHIALSCLSPQSPKLATLKDLRKLTQQFPIEKRDCLSSALFLLTLLYWPEEHDTEDVKDEKYDVVLSAVEFLKRSYWTKMKDIPQRRRRIFTHFFLGNGNGFEKFVHKTKVEKITKLLSVSEKRMKWFRGEVWKMPEIAKLCKHVAGWTEDGTVYLEGPRGRKFNIPALNTGSVPYGNENVTFYLGFTFRGPVAYNITAKL, from the exons ATGATGG AATTTGACAACGTTCCTGTTGAAAAATGGACAGAGGCTTTGGTAAGCTCCTGGCTGAGGTCCATCGGCGTAAAAGAACAATATGTGACCAAACTCAATGAAGAGGAGGTAGATGGGCGGATTCTTCTGGAATTGACAGAGGACTATTTGAAAAGAGAAACTAGAATGAAATCTGGACCAGCTCTGTTGATCATCAAGAAGAGGAATGAACTTGTTGAATCTCTTCAAAAAGCACATAAAGTCCCCCAAAATCAAGACAGTTTTAAAAGCGAAGGTGATGATGCAAACAATCATCCAGACACCAAGGACAAGATTTCAAAGGCCAAGGAAACCTCTTCAAACATTGAGACACAGACCTTGCCTGGGTTAACCTCAAAGAAAGACTGTAAGCCTAGACCCTTATGCAAAGATGGTATTGATTTTACTTATGTTAAGCACAATGTTTTAAAACCTGAATCTGGAATTATCGATCTTATCTCTCCCTGTCATGAGTACAAGTCATTTGCTGTTGCAGTAACTTTAGACCGCACAAGACTACAGGCTAAATTTGCCAAAGAGGTCATCAAATTTGGCACTGGTTGCATGAACATACGATCAAATGGCACCATACATTTCGGTGTAATGGACAGTAGAGATGATGCTGGCTATGTGCATGGGGAGATCATTGGTGTGCCTGTGCTAGAAAAAGACATCTATGTCGATGCTCTTGATCATATTGAGAGATCCTTTTCAAGTGTTGACAGAGAGGATGTGAGACAGTGCATACGGCCACCTCAGTTTATTGAGGTGATTGATATGAACAGCTCAGAGAAGAGGTATGTGGTGGAAGTTGACATTGTACCAGCAATAAGCATTGTGAGGAACAGAGTGTACTCGGTTCGCCTTCCTAATTTTAAAGAGAAATCCAACAAGGTTGAGTTTGAGAAGGAAACCATCTATTGCAGGGTAGGCTCAAAAACAGAACCGGTTAATGATCAAAATGAGTTTTACCAAAGGGTGCGTGACAGGGATTCCCGAAGAGAGGAGGCTGAGCAGTCATGTTTTGAAAGCAGCCCAGACTTCAGCCAAGACCTTGGAAGAAAGCTCACAATGCTTGTAACCAGTGGCAAGAAATTCATTGAGAAGGAAAAATGGTACATTCTCATCACAAACAAACTCAAAAAGGAAGATCTGAACAGCATTGACTTTCTGTTGAATATGAAgcttttctgtgtttttgacTTTGATGCAGACTCCAAGGTGTCAGGATTGTGCAGTGAGTACTCAAAACACCATGCTGCAAACTTGCATTTCATGCAAAACTACAAAATTCCCAACACAATGAGCATCAGTGAATTTGAGAGTCATCTTCACTTGTTTGAACAAACCAGTTGGATATTTTGCAACGGACGCAATGACTTCAAAGGAAATGAACCTCAGTGTGATGAAATGACatggatcaaaaccaaaatgACTCTCCTCCGAGAATGTGTGTCAGTGATTTGTAAACAGATATTGCCAAAAGGCACCTTCCTGGTAATATTCCTGCTCACATCCCCTGTTGAAAAGCCTTTACTTCACACTTTCTATGAGTTCTTTACTGACATGGAGGGTCACGAAGACATCATATGTATCTCGGAATCAGAAGACAACTTCCAAAAGTGGCAGAGCTTTGCAGAGGGGTCTTGTGGTGTGGAAACCGTAAACCGCTCAAGTGTTGTTGGAATGAAAATGAGTCATGTTAATGCAACCCTACAGCGCATCCAGCCCGTGACCTCACGCTCCATAAAACACTTGCCAATCTATGTGAAAGGAGAGTGCAACCTTGAGACTCGTGAAGAGGAAAGGATGTATTCCCTTGAGATCCTAAGTGTCAACCATTGTGATGAAACTAACCCTGACTTTGTTGAAGATCAGAAAGAAATAATTGAAAGGCAGTTTTATCATGGAGGGAATGTTAGTTGGTTGAACTTTTGGCTTGCAGACAAAAAGTTTGTTGGGGAGGTCATTCAGAGGGATGCTTATCAAGAAATTTCAGACCTTATCAATGACAACCTCAGAAGAAATGTTGACCTGCCTGTCAGTTGCCTGAATATATATCATCATCCTGGCAGTGGTGGTAGCACAGTGGCCAGGCAAGTTCTTTGGAACAGTCGAAAAATGTTACGATGTGCTGTGGCGAAATCATCATACTCTGCAGCCATGGTGTCAGAGCACGCATTTCATCTTCGAGAATATGAGGAAAAGGACACCCAAAAATGCCTCCCAGTTCTCTTGCTTTTGGAAGACTGTGACAAAGAATACCTGGACGATTTAAAGAATGAATTAGAGGTAGCAGTCAACACCAAGAAAATACCACGTGGAACACTGTGTTTCATCTTGTTGAGCTGCAGGAGGTCACACAACCCAGAGCGAATGTGTAGAGAGTCACCCTTAGAGAATGTTGCAGTTACTCACAAGCTCTCAGATAAGGAAAAGAGACTTTTTGCAGGAAAACGAAAGACACTTGAGCAACAGTACCAGCCAGAGTTTATCTTGACCTTTGTTTTGATGAGTGAAGAATTCGATCATCAGATGGTTGCTGATTATGTTCAACAGTTTGTCACTCATTTGCTTCAGGGGATTGACCATGCGTCAGTGGTCACTCGGCTTATTCGCTATGTGGCACTGCTGAATACCTACGTGCAGAACTCTTTCCTCTCTCAGTCTCACTGTGAAGCCCTGCTTGCCATCTCAATCCACATGGATAGATTTCGTCAGCATACCTTTGAGAGAtcactgagtgagcaggcaaaATTGGTGTTCATACACTTGAGAGATGATAGAACGTACATTCAGTCAGTTAGAATTATTCATCCCTTGGTTGCCAAGGAAATACTGCAACAGCTCTTAGATGATCAGCTGCAAAGCCAACTGGCATTGGATCTACTTCACGAAGATGTGCTGTTTGAGAACAGGTTTGGCAAAGATGATTACATGAAGTTTCTGCGAGCCCTGTTCATGAGGCGCAGCAGAATAAGCAAAGGTGATGAATTTGACAGTTTCTTCTCCCCACTCATCGACTATGTACGAGAGAATGAAAGTCCTGCGCAGGCCATTGAGCTTCTTAAGGAGGCATACATGCGTTTCAACAAAGATGCTTTCTTTGCTCAGCAACTGGCCCGTCTCAATTATCGTTATGATCAATTTGAAGACGCGAAGCACTGGGCAGAAATAGCGGCTTCTAAAATGCCTACCAACTCCTACATACTAGACACACGAGGTCAGGTTTACAGGAGATGGTTCACAgcaaaatgtaaagcacttgaaaAAGTTACAAGAACGCCTGAAAACACAGCAGATGCCATTCATACGGCTCTGATAGCCTTGGAGTGCTTTCAACAGTGTGAAAAGGCAGCAATCGCAGATGTTGAAACCATGAACAACTCAGGCTTTTTTGCTGCAGTAGAAGTGGGATGCAGCTTGTTGAAACTCCTGTTTTCCCTACATATCTTCTCCAACAAGAACTATGGCTATTCAGAGTGCATGAAATACCTGATCACTGACTACATTCCTGAGGCAGTAATAAAACCATGGGAAGATTTTCATTCCAAACTGAAAAACCTTCAATCCTCAATGCGTGAAGCTTTGGAGTGGATATCAGAAGACCTGAGCTACTTTCAGACTGATTTGAGCACTGATGATGAAGAGACCACAGAAAGTTGTGAGGCTAAAATAAACCACCCCAAGAACTGGCTGGTAAATAAGTCTTCTGTGTACGGAAAGTACTTCTGTGATACGTCTCTTGACACCATGAAAAAACAGTGTCAGTCTAACCCAGATAGTTTGACTCCCTTTATGAAACGTATGCTGATATATCGCCTTGGTGGGGGAAATATCACCACAATCTTCTCACTTTTAAGTGACCTGAAGGACAAAGACCAAGTCAAGATACTTGAAGACATCATCTCATTGTACCCAAGGAATCCACTGAAAGCAAAGCTGGATCAGATGGATCTTTCCAACTACATAGCCACTCACATTGCTCTGAGTTGCCTCTCACCTCAGTCCCCAAAACTGGCCACTCTCAAGGATCTTCGGAAGCTAACCCAACAGTTTCCCATTGAGAAACGAGACTGCTTGTCAAGTGCTCTCTTCCTTCTTACATTGCTTTACTGGCCAGAAGAGCATGACACTGAGGATGTGAAGGATgaaaaatatgatgtagttcTCTCAGCAGTGGAATTCCTCAAACGTAGTTACTGGACAAAAATGAAGGATATCCcacagagaaggaggaggatatTTACTCATTTTTTCCTGGGTAACGGAAATGGCTTTGAGAAGTTTGTTCACAAAACTAAAGTGGAAAAGATCACAAAACTCCTGAGCGTTTCAGAGAAGAGGATGAAGTGGTTTCGTGGGGAGGTGTGGAAGATGCCAGAAATTGCAAAGTTGTGCAAGCATGTAGCTGGCTGGACAGAGGATGGGACTGTGTACCTTGAAGGTCCCCGGGGGAGGAAGTTCAACATCCCTGCTCTGAACACAGGTTCTGTGCCTTATGGGAATGAGAACGTCACTTTCTATTTGGGTTTCACCTTTCGAGGCCCAGTGGCCTACAACATTACAGCAAAGTTGTAG